From Lentisphaera araneosa HTCC2155, the proteins below share one genomic window:
- a CDS encoding arylsulfatase, translating to MLKISFLNLLLLLSSFALDRPNVVLILTDDQGYGEVAAHGNKIIQTPEMDKLYREGVRLDNYHVNSICSPSRAALVTGRYASRVGVWHTLGGRNIIRKDEKTIADHFVAAGYKTGMVGKWHLGDNAPYRPEDRGFQDVFRIGGGSIGQLPDYWKNDLWDGHYWNKGQWVKTKGFCTDVQFDYALDFVEENKKSPFFLFISTTAPHSPTGADKKYLEPYEKLGLDKGICAFYGMVTNIDDNIGRLRNKLRELKLEENTILIFSSDNGSACDKKGDSFNGGMQGKKGSLYEGGHRVPCFLYWPKGGWIGGKQLDQVTAHIDILPTLLKACAIENPLNTAFDGIELNGIIAKPAQKLSRLLITENKANKRDQEFQNSVVLTDEWRLIDGQKLYDVKNDFTQKNDIAKEHNERVKSLRKSYSQWYTSIKARFNELTPIDIDHEQAELYSMDLYPNESTGEKGKVVWNQKGISKGEQYRGFWALNVLESGKYKISLHRWPKYIKASLSTDGDHKTKSLDIKAAKIQLADRSLELSLTPEAEAAHFEISLEAGELPLQAEFINQKGEAFSAYYVYIQKI from the coding sequence ATGTTAAAAATAAGCTTTCTAAATCTTTTGCTTTTACTGAGTTCTTTTGCACTTGATCGCCCCAACGTCGTTCTCATCCTTACTGATGATCAAGGCTACGGCGAAGTCGCTGCCCATGGCAATAAAATCATTCAGACTCCAGAGATGGATAAACTCTACCGCGAAGGTGTGCGACTCGATAATTACCACGTCAATTCCATCTGTTCTCCTAGCCGAGCGGCCCTCGTCACTGGCCGATACGCGAGCCGTGTTGGCGTTTGGCATACACTCGGCGGTCGAAATATCATTCGCAAAGATGAAAAAACCATCGCCGATCATTTTGTCGCTGCTGGATACAAAACTGGCATGGTGGGTAAATGGCATTTGGGTGATAACGCCCCCTATCGTCCCGAAGATCGCGGCTTTCAAGACGTCTTTCGCATTGGTGGTGGCAGCATTGGTCAATTGCCTGATTACTGGAAAAATGACCTTTGGGATGGTCACTATTGGAATAAAGGCCAATGGGTAAAAACCAAAGGTTTTTGTACTGATGTTCAATTTGATTATGCACTTGATTTTGTCGAAGAAAACAAAAAATCTCCCTTCTTTCTATTTATTTCAACTACTGCTCCACACAGCCCCACTGGCGCTGACAAAAAATATCTCGAACCCTACGAAAAGCTTGGTTTAGATAAGGGCATCTGCGCCTTTTACGGCATGGTTACAAATATAGACGATAATATCGGACGCCTGCGCAATAAACTCCGCGAACTCAAACTCGAAGAAAATACCATCCTTATCTTTTCTAGTGATAATGGCTCGGCATGCGACAAAAAAGGTGATTCTTTTAATGGTGGTATGCAGGGCAAAAAAGGTAGTCTCTACGAAGGTGGCCACCGCGTGCCCTGCTTTCTGTACTGGCCTAAGGGTGGTTGGATCGGCGGCAAACAACTCGATCAAGTCACCGCTCACATCGATATACTGCCCACCTTGCTTAAGGCTTGCGCTATTGAGAACCCATTAAACACTGCCTTTGATGGTATTGAGCTCAACGGAATTATTGCGAAGCCCGCACAAAAGCTCTCTCGCCTCTTAATCACAGAGAACAAAGCGAATAAACGCGATCAGGAATTTCAGAATAGTGTTGTACTCACAGATGAATGGCGACTCATTGATGGACAAAAACTCTACGATGTAAAAAATGACTTCACTCAGAAAAATGATATCGCCAAAGAACATAATGAGAGAGTCAAATCTTTACGTAAGTCCTATTCTCAATGGTACACTTCAATCAAAGCCCGCTTTAACGAACTCACTCCCATTGATATCGATCATGAACAAGCCGAACTCTATTCCATGGACCTCTATCCGAATGAATCTACCGGAGAAAAGGGAAAAGTTGTTTGGAATCAAAAAGGAATCTCCAAGGGTGAGCAATACCGCGGTTTTTGGGCACTCAATGTACTTGAATCAGGCAAGTACAAAATATCACTGCATCGTTGGCCCAAATACATCAAAGCGAGCCTCAGTACTGACGGTGATCATAAAACAAAGAGTCTGGATATCAAAGCAGCTAAAATTCAACTGGCTGATAGATCACTCGAACTCAGCCTCACCCCAGAAGCCGAAGCCGCTCATTTTGAAATTTCACTCGAAGCAGGAGAACTCCCTTTGCAAGCCGAATTTATTAATCAAAAAGGCGAAGCCTTCAGTGCTTATTACGTCTACATTCAAAAAATTTAA
- a CDS encoding REP-associated tyrosine transposase — MEKDSTSWHSRGYLPHYDNSDVYQFITFRLADSLPQKVLLNLEEDLSVCGEENLDIKRRKLIDQYLDAGYGCCALVNTEMAEVMRESLLRFNGERYDLIAWCIMPNHVHVLMKSKLSLAKIVQSWRSYTGRWAMKHNEELDLGIPDKAKRFWMRDYWDRFIRSEKHYYTVIGYIHQNPVKAGLCDKVKDWKMSSAYDERK; from the coding sequence ATGGAAAAGGATTCAACAAGCTGGCATAGTCGTGGTTATTTACCCCACTACGATAATTCGGATGTGTATCAATTCATTACCTTTCGTTTAGCAGATAGTTTGCCGCAGAAAGTTTTACTGAATTTAGAAGAAGATTTAAGTGTATGTGGAGAAGAGAATTTAGATATTAAACGAAGAAAACTTATCGATCAATATCTAGATGCAGGATATGGTTGTTGTGCCCTGGTAAATACGGAAATGGCTGAAGTTATGCGTGAATCATTATTAAGGTTCAATGGTGAGCGATATGATTTAATCGCCTGGTGTATCATGCCTAATCATGTTCATGTTTTGATGAAATCAAAGCTTAGCCTTGCGAAAATAGTTCAGTCCTGGAGATCATATACGGGGAGATGGGCAATGAAACATAATGAAGAACTCGATTTAGGAATACCAGACAAAGCTAAGCGCTTCTGGATGCGAGATTATTGGGATAGATTCATTCGCAGTGAAAAGCATTATTATACAGTCATTGGCTATATTCATCAGAATCCTGTGAAAGCGGGCTTGTGTGATAAGGTGAAAGATTGGAAAATGAGCAGTGCTTATGATGAGAGGAAGTGA
- a CDS encoding sulfatase family protein: MNKLFTLFTLLGSFLLAESKPNIIYILADDMGYGDVKAYNKDCKFPTPHLDSMAENGIMFTDSHTNSSVCTPTRYGIMTGRYAWRTRLKDGVQNGYGPALIGPERLTLASLLKDQGYNTACIGKWHIGMNWKITSGASPKAKGENVDHKTPIQGGPVDIGFDYYFGLAGSLGMPPHCFIENRELIAELDVKHKDKKGGDKKLHSCRPGYANSDFDVFKVLNQITDKAVDYIAENAKKPEPFFIYFSLNSPHAPVTPHKDFQAKSKINAYADFCMETDWRVGQIIQALKDQGIYDNTLVVFTTDNGCSGTAKIDQLLEVGHNPSAHFRGIKGNLYEGGHRVPFLVQWPKQIKAGSVSDQTICTTDFLATLADMNGLKLKDNQGEDSVSFLPALKGQTIQKQREAIIHHSDKGKFAIRRDKWVLIMDEGAGSGRNPKYWDPVQNPAAIQLFDLSKDPGQTINLQAQNPEVVSQMKKQLMSIIDNGRSTAGLNQKNDDGKKGWPHYDELKTK, encoded by the coding sequence ATGAATAAACTCTTTACTCTATTCACTTTATTGGGCTCATTCCTTCTCGCCGAGAGCAAGCCCAACATCATTTATATCCTCGCCGATGATATGGGCTACGGCGATGTAAAAGCCTACAATAAAGACTGTAAGTTCCCCACTCCCCATCTCGATTCCATGGCTGAGAATGGCATAATGTTCACTGATTCACATACCAATTCATCCGTCTGCACCCCGACTCGCTACGGCATTATGACTGGGCGTTACGCTTGGCGCACTCGCCTCAAGGATGGCGTACAAAATGGCTATGGTCCAGCTCTCATTGGACCCGAGCGTCTGACCCTAGCCTCGCTTTTAAAAGACCAAGGCTATAACACTGCCTGCATCGGTAAATGGCATATTGGCATGAACTGGAAAATCACAAGTGGTGCCTCACCCAAAGCCAAAGGCGAGAATGTCGATCATAAAACTCCTATCCAAGGTGGCCCCGTTGATATTGGCTTTGATTATTACTTTGGACTGGCTGGTTCACTAGGAATGCCTCCACACTGCTTTATTGAAAATCGTGAACTCATTGCTGAACTCGACGTAAAGCACAAAGACAAAAAGGGAGGAGATAAAAAACTTCATTCTTGCCGTCCTGGTTACGCCAATAGCGATTTCGATGTTTTCAAAGTTCTCAATCAGATTACTGATAAAGCAGTTGATTACATTGCGGAGAACGCCAAAAAGCCAGAACCCTTTTTTATCTATTTTTCTCTCAATTCCCCCCACGCCCCCGTAACTCCCCACAAGGACTTTCAGGCCAAGAGTAAGATCAATGCCTACGCAGATTTCTGTATGGAAACTGATTGGCGTGTGGGTCAAATCATTCAGGCACTCAAAGATCAGGGAATCTATGATAATACCCTAGTCGTCTTCACCACTGATAATGGCTGTTCTGGCACGGCAAAAATAGATCAATTACTCGAAGTCGGCCACAATCCCAGCGCTCACTTTCGCGGCATCAAAGGCAATCTCTATGAAGGTGGTCACCGCGTCCCCTTCCTCGTTCAATGGCCCAAACAAATCAAAGCGGGATCCGTCTCTGATCAAACCATTTGCACTACTGATTTTCTTGCGACTCTCGCAGATATGAATGGTCTAAAACTCAAAGATAATCAAGGTGAAGATAGCGTCAGCTTTCTTCCTGCACTTAAGGGACAAACTATACAAAAACAACGCGAAGCCATCATCCATCATTCTGACAAAGGCAAGTTTGCTATTCGCCGCGACAAGTGGGTACTCATCATGGATGAAGGCGCCGGCTCAGGACGTAATCCAAAATACTGGGACCCCGTCCAAAACCCTGCCGCTATTCAACTCTTTGATTTAAGCAAAGACCCTGGTCAAACAATTAACCTGCAGGCACAAAACCCCGAAGTCGTTTCGCAAATGAAAAAACAGCTCATGAGTATTATTGATAATGGTCGTAGCACTGCTGGCCTCAATCAAAAAAATGATGATGGCAAAAAAGGCTGGCCCCATTACGATGAACTCAAAACTAAATAA
- a CDS encoding sulfatase family protein — translation MKKFLTSLLLICSSAFCSSERPNIIFLLADDMRWDSLGHLDIFEVKTPTLDKLAEKGVRFTRNYNTTAICMASRAQIMTGLYEFSTGSNFLHGNLAWQKWENSYPMMLRENGYYTGFAGKFGFHLNDEEGKALKGGATERVINSFDWWSGWMGQGSYQMNENREAREYKSVYGDKAEHTTYALGLMGRDFIKKAKASGKPFCLSISFKAPHTPLATDPRYDALYEGVKFTKPADFNEVDSLPEQAKSGRPMSKGKSWIKSYDDTMKKYHTMIYGMDKAIAMIMEELKEQALDHNTIIIFTSDNGHHNGSKGLGGKLYAYEVGSLAPAIIYDPRHDTGTQFKTIDALSGNIDFHPTILDYAGVAKAAPNHGKSLASLIKGETDRIHDAILLINVWGIASAQSLGVVTDDYKYINWFYGAGDFTPTEELFNLTKDQFEQNTLAANPEAKPQLEEMRKIYDKFLEQWKKEHVKNAGYGKYVQLADRTIPFSQNSKEVIASMYTYDKAGKNKKDKKAKKDKKAADKKG, via the coding sequence ATGAAAAAATTTCTCACTAGTCTTCTTCTCATCTGCAGCTCAGCCTTTTGCTCAAGTGAGCGCCCCAATATTATTTTTCTTTTAGCCGATGATATGCGCTGGGACTCCCTAGGTCATCTCGATATTTTTGAGGTCAAAACCCCTACCCTTGATAAACTGGCGGAAAAAGGCGTGCGCTTCACGCGCAATTATAATACAACTGCTATCTGTATGGCTAGCCGTGCTCAAATCATGACTGGCCTCTATGAATTTTCCACGGGCTCTAATTTCCTACACGGAAATTTAGCTTGGCAAAAATGGGAGAATTCTTACCCCATGATGCTCCGTGAAAACGGTTACTATACAGGTTTTGCGGGTAAGTTTGGTTTTCACCTCAATGATGAAGAAGGCAAGGCTCTTAAGGGTGGTGCCACAGAGCGCGTCATCAATAGTTTCGACTGGTGGTCAGGCTGGATGGGCCAAGGAAGTTACCAAATGAATGAAAATCGCGAAGCGCGCGAATATAAATCAGTTTATGGTGACAAGGCTGAGCATACCACTTATGCCCTTGGCCTCATGGGTCGCGATTTTATCAAAAAAGCAAAAGCTAGCGGTAAACCCTTCTGCCTTTCCATTAGTTTTAAAGCTCCCCATACACCACTCGCTACTGACCCGCGTTACGACGCTCTCTACGAAGGTGTAAAATTCACCAAGCCCGCCGATTTCAACGAAGTCGATTCACTCCCTGAGCAAGCCAAGAGTGGTCGTCCCATGTCTAAAGGTAAGTCATGGATCAAGAGTTACGACGACACCATGAAAAAATATCACACCATGATCTACGGTATGGATAAGGCAATCGCCATGATTATGGAAGAACTTAAAGAGCAAGCCCTCGATCACAATACTATTATTATCTTCACTTCCGATAATGGTCACCATAATGGCAGCAAAGGACTTGGCGGCAAACTCTACGCTTATGAAGTCGGTTCTTTGGCCCCAGCAATCATTTACGACCCACGTCACGATACTGGAACACAATTTAAAACAATTGATGCCCTAAGTGGCAATATTGACTTTCATCCCACTATCCTTGATTATGCGGGCGTCGCAAAAGCCGCCCCTAACCATGGCAAAAGCCTTGCTTCTTTAATCAAAGGTGAAACTGATCGCATCCATGACGCCATCTTACTCATCAATGTTTGGGGTATTGCTTCTGCACAAAGCCTAGGCGTCGTCACTGATGATTATAAATACATCAATTGGTTTTATGGTGCGGGTGATTTCACTCCTACAGAAGAACTCTTTAACCTTACAAAAGATCAATTCGAACAAAATACCCTCGCAGCGAATCCCGAAGCAAAACCTCAGCTCGAAGAAATGCGCAAGATCTACGATAAGTTTCTAGAGCAATGGAAAAAAGAGCACGTTAAAAACGCTGGTTACGGTAAATATGTCCAATTAGCTGATCGCACGATCCCCTTCTCTCAAAACTCCAAAGAAGTCATTGCGAGCATGTATACTTATGATAAAGCCGGTAAAAATAAGAAGGATAAAAAGGCCAAGAAGGACAAAAAAGCTGCTGATAAAAAGGGGTGA